A single Nostoc sp. PCC 7107 DNA region contains:
- the cphA gene encoding cyanophycin synthetase, with the protein MRILKIQTLRGPNYWSIRRHKLIVMRLDLENLAETPSNEIPGFYEGLVEALPSLEGHYCSPGCHGGFLMRVREGTMMGHIVEHVALELQELAGMHVGFGRTRETSTPGVYQVVIEYLNEEAGRYAGRAAVRLCQSIVDRGRYPKAELEQDIQDLKDFWRDASLGPSTEAIIKEAEKRGIPWMQLGARFLIQLGYGVNQKRMQATMTDKTGILGVELACDKEATKRILAAAGVPVPRGTVINFLDDLEEAIEYVGGYPIVIKPLDGNHGRGITIDIRNWEEAEAAYEAARQVSRSIIVERYYVGRDHRVLVVDGKVVAVAERVPAHVVGDGRSTITELIEETNKDPNRGDGHDKVLTKIELDRTSYQLLERQGHTLNSVLQKGTICYLRATANLSTGGIAVDRTDEIHPENLWIAQRVVRSIGLDIAGLDIVTTDISRPLREVDGVIVEVNAAPGFRMHVAPSSGIPRNVAGAVMDMLFPNEQSSRIPLLSITGTNGKTTTTRLLAHIYKQTGKVVGYTTTDGTYIGDYLVEAGDNTGPQSAHLILQDPTVEVAVLESARGGILRSGLGFEAANVGIVLNVAADHLGIGDIDTIDQLANLKSVVAEAIYPDGYAVLNADDRRVAAMAEKTKANVAYFTMNPDSELVRKHIQQGGVAAVYENGYLSIVKGDWTHRIERAEQIPLTMGARAPFMIANALAAGLAAFVQNVTIEQIRAGLRTFRASVSQTPGRMNLFNLGTFHALVDYAHNPASYEAVGAFVRNWNNGQRIGVVGGPGDRRDEDFVTLGKLAADIFDYIIVKEDDDTRGRPRGSASQLIMKGITQVKPDARCEVIMDETQAINKGLDMAPENGLVVILPESVSRAIKLIKARGLVKEEVPLQNTPTTTENQNQNGVSPSSVINTLF; encoded by the coding sequence ATGAGAATCCTCAAGATCCAGACCTTACGCGGCCCAAACTACTGGAGCATTCGACGCCACAAACTGATCGTCATGCGCCTCGATTTAGAGAACCTTGCCGAGACACCCTCAAATGAAATCCCTGGATTTTATGAAGGATTAGTTGAGGCGTTGCCAAGTCTGGAGGGTCACTATTGTTCGCCTGGCTGTCATGGTGGTTTTCTGATGCGGGTACGAGAAGGTACCATGATGGGTCATATTGTAGAACACGTAGCCTTAGAACTCCAGGAACTAGCTGGAATGCACGTAGGCTTCGGTCGCACCCGTGAAACTTCCACCCCCGGCGTTTATCAGGTAGTCATTGAGTACCTGAACGAGGAAGCGGGACGCTATGCTGGCAGAGCCGCAGTCAGGCTGTGTCAAAGCATTGTAGATCGCGGCCGCTATCCCAAGGCAGAACTAGAACAAGATATCCAAGACCTGAAAGATTTCTGGCGTGACGCTTCTTTAGGCCCCTCTACAGAAGCAATTATCAAAGAAGCAGAAAAAAGAGGCATTCCCTGGATGCAGCTGGGAGCGCGTTTTTTGATTCAGCTGGGCTACGGCGTGAACCAAAAACGGATGCAGGCAACCATGACTGATAAAACCGGCATTTTGGGAGTGGAACTAGCTTGTGATAAAGAAGCGACAAAGCGCATCCTAGCCGCAGCTGGTGTCCCAGTACCCAGAGGTACCGTCATTAACTTTTTGGATGATTTGGAAGAAGCAATTGAATACGTTGGTGGCTATCCCATCGTAATTAAGCCACTAGACGGCAATCATGGACGAGGCATCACCATTGATATTAGAAATTGGGAAGAAGCAGAAGCAGCCTATGAAGCTGCCAGACAAGTTTCCCGATCAATAATTGTTGAGCGATATTATGTTGGGCGCGATCATCGAGTACTCGTGGTAGATGGCAAAGTAGTGGCCGTAGCCGAACGTGTGCCTGCTCATGTCGTTGGTGATGGTAGATCCACGATCACCGAATTAATTGAAGAAACCAACAAAGACCCCAATCGAGGTGACGGACACGATAAGGTTCTGACCAAAATTGAACTAGACCGCACTAGTTACCAACTGCTAGAACGGCAAGGTCATACCCTCAATAGTGTGCTACAGAAGGGAACTATTTGTTACCTTCGAGCTACCGCCAATCTCAGTACAGGTGGCATTGCTGTAGACCGGACTGACGAAATCCACCCAGAAAACCTTTGGATTGCTCAAAGGGTAGTTAGGAGTATTGGGTTGGATATTGCTGGCTTAGACATCGTCACCACAGATATTAGCCGCCCCTTGCGTGAAGTAGATGGGGTAATTGTGGAAGTCAACGCTGCTCCTGGTTTTCGGATGCACGTTGCCCCCAGTTCTGGGATTCCTCGCAACGTTGCTGGTGCAGTGATGGATATGCTGTTCCCCAATGAACAGTCTAGCCGGATTCCCCTCCTCAGCATCACTGGTACAAATGGTAAAACCACCACAACCCGATTGCTGGCACATATTTATAAACAAACGGGTAAAGTAGTCGGCTATACAACTACAGATGGAACTTATATTGGTGATTATTTAGTAGAGGCAGGAGACAACACAGGCCCGCAAAGCGCCCATCTGATCCTGCAAGATCCAACTGTAGAAGTAGCTGTATTAGAAAGCGCACGTGGTGGTATTTTGCGTTCCGGCTTAGGGTTTGAAGCAGCAAATGTGGGTATTGTGTTGAATGTAGCGGCCGATCATTTAGGTATAGGTGATATTGATACCATCGATCAATTAGCCAACCTCAAGAGTGTAGTTGCCGAAGCCATATATCCTGATGGCTATGCCGTACTCAATGCTGATGATCGCCGCGTGGCTGCAATGGCAGAAAAAACCAAGGCAAACGTTGCCTACTTCACCATGAACCCAGACTCAGAATTAGTCCGCAAGCACATTCAACAGGGTGGAGTAGCCGCAGTTTACGAAAACGGTTATCTGTCAATTGTCAAGGGCGACTGGACACACCGCATTGAAAGGGCAGAACAAATACCATTGACAATGGGCGCACGCGCGCCGTTTATGATTGCCAACGCCTTAGCCGCCGGCTTGGCAGCCTTTGTGCAGAATGTCACCATTGAGCAGATTCGCGCTGGTTTAAGGACATTCCGGGCTTCCGTCAGCCAAACACCAGGAAGGATGAACCTATTTAATTTAGGTACTTTCCACGCCTTGGTAGACTACGCCCACAACCCAGCCAGTTACGAAGCCGTGGGTGCATTTGTGCGTAACTGGAACAATGGACAGAGAATTGGGGTAGTTGGTGGCCCTGGCGATCGCCGTGACGAAGACTTTGTTACTTTGGGTAAACTAGCCGCTGATATTTTCGACTACATCATCGTTAAAGAAGATGATGACACGCGCGGTAGACCACGGGGATCGGCTTCTCAATTGATTATGAAGGGGATTACTCAAGTTAAACCCGACGCACGCTGCGAGGTAATAATGGACGAAACCCAAGCCATCAACAAAGGTTTGGATATGGCTCCAGAAAACGGCCTAGTGGTAATTTTGCCAGAGAGCGTGAGCCGCGCAATTAAGTTAATTAAAGCACGTGGTCTAGTTAAGGAGGAAGTTCCTCTACAAAATACTCCTACAACCACAGAAAACCAAAATCAAAATGGGGTGTCACCTTCCTCGGTGATCAACACATTGTTCTAA
- a CDS encoding serine/threonine-protein kinase, protein MIPEQILGERYEIQQQLGKKAGRRTFVARDLTTQALVIIKLLSFSSDFEWDDLKLFEREAETLKSLSHPAIPRYLDYFEVNSPTIKGFALVQTYIPAQTLEQYLKSGQTFTEIEVKQIATAILEILTYLHGLNPPVIHRDLKPSNILLGDRSGNSVGQVYLVDFGSVQTVLAAEDGTRTVVGTYGYMPPEQFGGRTVPASDIYSLGATLIYLVTGTHPADLPQKDFRIQFETAINLRSSLSRFLKWMTEPSLDRRLSNANVALQALNDARTPAAISLTSEQPAGSKIQITKNWDVLEIRIPPSGFKPSMLFTGAFAIAWNSFILFWTINAIAVPFPINVPFVLFSLPFWSAGFVMIWGLVFGLFGSLRLRIDHEQVSFHRNLLGLTFHRTKPSPRENITKLVYIPQHFIKDGEGNRIIVSAQLDIWIGVKKYPLLANTGIVLSEIELSWLANELSDWLNIPIQHQ, encoded by the coding sequence ATGATCCCTGAGCAAATATTAGGCGAACGCTACGAAATTCAACAGCAACTGGGCAAAAAAGCAGGGCGGCGGACTTTTGTTGCTCGTGATTTAACAACTCAAGCATTAGTCATCATTAAGTTACTCTCTTTTAGCAGTGACTTTGAATGGGATGATCTCAAGTTATTTGAGCGTGAAGCCGAAACTTTAAAATCTTTGTCACATCCTGCTATTCCTCGTTATTTAGACTATTTTGAAGTAAATTCACCTACCATTAAAGGATTCGCTTTAGTACAAACTTATATCCCAGCCCAAACTTTAGAGCAATACTTAAAATCTGGGCAGACTTTTACAGAAATTGAAGTTAAACAGATAGCCACAGCAATTTTAGAAATTTTGACTTACCTACACGGTTTAAATCCACCTGTGATCCACCGTGATCTTAAGCCTAGCAATATTTTATTGGGCGATCGTTCTGGTAACAGTGTCGGTCAAGTCTATTTAGTCGATTTTGGTTCGGTGCAAACTGTTCTGGCTGCTGAAGATGGAACACGAACGGTAGTAGGTACTTACGGTTATATGCCACCAGAACAATTTGGTGGACGGACTGTACCTGCATCTGACATTTATAGCTTAGGTGCAACTTTAATTTATTTAGTTACCGGAACTCACCCGGCTGATTTACCCCAAAAAGATTTTCGGATTCAATTTGAAACCGCAATTAATCTCCGTTCGAGCTTGAGTCGGTTTTTGAAGTGGATGACTGAGCCTAGTTTAGACAGACGCTTGAGTAATGCAAATGTAGCGCTACAAGCTTTAAATGATGCACGGACACCAGCAGCAATATCATTAACTAGTGAACAACCTGCTGGAAGCAAAATTCAAATCACAAAGAATTGGGATGTGCTAGAAATTAGAATTCCTCCCAGTGGTTTTAAACCATCAATGCTATTTACTGGTGCATTTGCGATCGCTTGGAATTCCTTTATTTTATTTTGGACTATCAATGCGATCGCCGTACCTTTTCCGATAAATGTTCCCTTTGTTCTGTTCTCACTGCCTTTTTGGAGTGCTGGCTTTGTGATGATCTGGGGCTTAGTCTTTGGGTTATTTGGCAGTTTGCGATTACGTATAGATCATGAGCAAGTTAGCTTCCACCGGAATTTGTTAGGTTTGACATTTCATCGGACTAAACCATCACCTAGAGAAAATATCACTAAGTTAGTTTATATTCCCCAGCATTTTATTAAAGATGGAGAAGGTAATCGAATTATTGTGTCAGCACAATTAGATATCTGGATTGGAGTAAAAAAATATCCGCTTCTTGCTAACACAGGTATAGTTTTATCAGAAATTGAACTATCATGGTTAGCCAATGAATTAAGTGATTGGTTAAATATACCAATTCAGCACCAATAA
- the ispF gene encoding 2-C-methyl-D-erythritol 2,4-cyclodiphosphate synthase, producing the protein MNIRIGNGYDIHRLVSDRALILGGIHIPHELGLLGHSDADVLTHAIMDAMLGALSLGDIGHYFPPSDPQWAGADSLILLTQVHQLIQEQGWQIGNIDSVVVAERPKLKPHIEKMRSKLATVLELQPNQIGIKATTNEKLGPVGREEGICAYAVVLLVATD; encoded by the coding sequence ATGAACATCAGAATTGGTAATGGCTACGACATTCACAGATTGGTGAGCGATCGCGCTTTAATTTTAGGTGGAATTCACATTCCCCACGAATTGGGTTTACTAGGACACAGTGACGCTGATGTATTAACTCACGCCATTATGGATGCTATGCTCGGAGCTTTATCTTTGGGAGATATTGGCCATTACTTTCCCCCTAGTGATCCCCAATGGGCAGGTGCAGATAGTTTAATACTTTTGACTCAAGTACATCAGCTAATTCAAGAGCAAGGTTGGCAGATAGGCAATATTGATTCAGTAGTGGTGGCCGAACGCCCAAAGTTAAAACCGCATATCGAGAAAATGCGTAGTAAACTAGCCACTGTTTTAGAATTGCAACCTAATCAAATTGGTATCAAAGCTACCACCAACGAAAAGCTCGGCCCAGTAGGCAGAGAGGAAGGCATTTGTGCTTATGCTGTAGTCTTACTTGTCGCTACTGATTAA
- the tatA gene encoding twin-arginine translocase TatA/TatE family subunit yields the protein MFGLGWPEVGVIAIVALLIFGPKKIPELGNALGKTLRGFKEELNTPNDETSSEKEQE from the coding sequence ATGTTTGGACTAGGATGGCCAGAAGTTGGTGTAATTGCCATAGTTGCCCTGCTCATTTTTGGCCCTAAAAAAATTCCTGAATTGGGAAATGCACTAGGCAAAACGCTAAGGGGTTTTAAGGAAGAATTGAACACTCCGAATGATGAAACGAGTTCGGAAAAAGAACAGGAATAA
- the larB gene encoding nickel pincer cofactor biosynthesis protein LarB: MTNDKTLRSLLEAVANGKVTPDIALNSLKNLAYEPVGEFAKIDNHRALRTGFPEVIWGPGKTPDQIVQIIEVMRQRNPVVMATRIEPSVYAVLQSKVRGLHYYELARICAITPETIEPQFSGEIGILSAGTADLPVAEEAAITAELSGFRVQRLWDVGVAGIHRLLSNRHLIESASVLIVVAGMEGALPSVVAGLANCPVIAVPTSIGYGASFGGLAPLLTMLNSCAAGVGVVNIDNGFGAAILAGQILRTATKLREE; the protein is encoded by the coding sequence ATGACAAATGACAAAACTTTGCGATCGCTCCTAGAAGCTGTTGCCAATGGTAAAGTTACCCCAGATATAGCCTTAAACTCCCTGAAAAACTTAGCCTATGAACCTGTAGGTGAGTTTGCTAAAATCGATAACCATCGCGCCCTGAGAACTGGTTTCCCAGAAGTAATTTGGGGGCCAGGTAAAACTCCTGATCAAATTGTCCAGATTATTGAGGTGATGCGTCAACGCAACCCAGTAGTCATGGCAACGCGCATTGAACCATCAGTTTATGCGGTACTGCAATCAAAAGTGCGCGGTTTGCACTACTACGAGTTGGCAAGAATTTGCGCCATTACTCCCGAAACTATCGAACCACAGTTCTCTGGCGAAATTGGGATTCTTTCGGCTGGGACTGCTGACTTACCTGTAGCGGAAGAAGCAGCAATTACAGCCGAACTTTCGGGTTTTCGTGTCCAGCGACTTTGGGATGTGGGGGTGGCTGGTATTCATCGCTTGCTGAGTAATCGTCACTTGATTGAATCAGCATCGGTGTTAATTGTTGTTGCGGGGATGGAAGGTGCTTTACCCAGTGTGGTTGCAGGTTTAGCAAATTGTCCTGTAATTGCTGTACCTACTAGTATTGGCTACGGTGCAAGTTTTGGTGGTTTAGCACCTCTATTGACAATGCTTAACTCTTGTGCGGCTGGTGTTGGGGTAGTAAATATTGATAACGGTTTTGGCGCAGCCATATTGGCGGGGCAAATTTTGCGGACAGCGACGAAACTGAGAGAGGAGTAG
- the trmD gene encoding tRNA (guanosine(37)-N1)-methyltransferase TrmD produces the protein MRFDIVTLFPDCFTSVLSSGLLGKALAKQIAQVNLVNPRDFTNDKHRKVDDEPYGGGVGMLMKPEPIFGAVESLPCLPRREIILMSPQGQTIDQPLLRELATNYDQLVVICGHYEGVDDRVQHLVTREVSLGDFILTGGEIPAMALINGVVRLLPGTVGKVESLKAESFEEGLLDYPQYTRPANFRGWKVPDVLLSGNHAAIARWRYEQQIKRTGDRRPDLLEKWQEEKKQGSKG, from the coding sequence GTGCGCTTTGATATAGTTACGCTTTTTCCTGATTGTTTTACCTCAGTTCTCAGTTCTGGGCTGTTGGGTAAAGCTTTAGCCAAACAAATTGCCCAAGTGAATTTAGTCAATCCCAGAGATTTTACCAATGACAAACACCGCAAGGTAGATGATGAACCCTACGGAGGTGGGGTGGGGATGCTGATGAAGCCAGAACCAATTTTTGGTGCGGTGGAGTCGCTACCCTGTTTACCTCGCAGAGAGATCATTTTGATGAGTCCACAAGGTCAAACTATCGATCAACCTCTGTTGCGGGAGTTGGCGACTAATTATGACCAATTAGTCGTTATCTGTGGACATTATGAAGGGGTAGATGATCGAGTCCAACATTTAGTGACACGGGAAGTCTCTTTGGGAGATTTTATTCTCACGGGTGGCGAAATTCCGGCAATGGCTTTAATTAATGGTGTGGTGCGCTTGTTACCGGGAACTGTGGGTAAGGTAGAGTCTCTGAAAGCTGAAAGTTTTGAAGAGGGTTTACTAGATTATCCTCAATATACCCGTCCTGCTAATTTTCGCGGCTGGAAAGTACCAGATGTCTTACTTTCTGGGAATCACGCCGCGATCGCTCGTTGGCGTTATGAACAACAAATTAAACGCACAGGCGATCGCCGTCCCGATTTACTGGAAAAATGGCAAGAGGAGAAAAAGCAGGGGAGCAAAGGATAA
- a CDS encoding cyanophycinase, with protein MQQLQAKSLEMRTPQATKTAVMVIGGAEDKVHGREILRTFFGRAGASKAYITIVPSASREPAIIGGRYIRIFEEMGAEKVEILDIREREQCESSQIKASLEACSGVFLTGGDQLRLCGVLADTPAMEIIRQRVRGGQLTLAGTSAGAAVMGHHMIAGGGSGETPNRSLVDMATGLGFIPEVIVDQHFHNRNRIGRLLSAIASHPDRLGIGIDEDTCAVFERDGWLQVMGKGSVTIVDPTELTHTNEPHVGANEPLTLHNLRLHILSYGDRFHLYQRTVLPAVHRISS; from the coding sequence ATGCAGCAATTACAAGCTAAATCGCTGGAAATGAGGACACCCCAAGCAACTAAAACCGCTGTTATGGTCATCGGAGGCGCTGAAGATAAAGTTCATGGGCGCGAAATCCTAAGAACTTTCTTTGGCCGTGCTGGTGCTAGTAAGGCTTATATTACAATTGTTCCATCAGCCTCCCGCGAACCCGCTATCATCGGTGGTCGGTATATTCGCATTTTTGAGGAGATGGGTGCTGAAAAAGTTGAGATTTTAGATATTCGTGAGCGGGAACAATGCGAATCCTCCCAGATCAAGGCATCTCTAGAGGCGTGTAGCGGGGTATTTCTGACAGGAGGAGACCAACTACGTCTTTGTGGCGTATTGGCAGACACACCAGCGATGGAAATTATCCGTCAGCGGGTAAGAGGTGGACAGTTAACCTTAGCAGGTACTAGTGCTGGTGCGGCAGTAATGGGGCATCACATGATTGCTGGTGGCGGTAGTGGCGAAACACCAAATCGCTCTTTAGTTGACATGGCAACGGGTTTAGGATTTATTCCTGAAGTAATTGTCGATCAACACTTCCACAACCGTAATCGTATAGGTCGTCTGCTGAGTGCGATCGCCTCTCATCCAGACAGACTGGGAATCGGTATCGATGAAGATACCTGTGCTGTATTTGAACGCGATGGTTGGCTACAAGTCATGGGCAAAGGCAGTGTCACCATTGTCGACCCCACTGAACTGACCCACACCAATGAACCCCATGTTGGTGCTAATGAACCATTGACATTGCATAACTTACGTCTGCATATCCTCAGCTATGGCGATCGTTTCCACTTGTACCAGCGGACTGTATTGCCTGCGGTACACCGGATCTCCAGCTGA
- a CDS encoding ABC transporter substrate-binding protein, with translation MQILKYNLPRIKHSWILIILFAFTAMTLAACNPSNFKTSAAQIPQIVSSILSDPKTFNYPLSQESPNIFGLTYEGLIDQNPITGKVEPRLAESWQISEDKLKFTFTLRPDLKWSDGQPLTANDVAFTYNDVYFNEAIPTDVRDAFRIGISRKLPTIRKIDERRVEFTLPEPFRPFLLNTGTPILPAHALQKYVQQKDSEGKPIFLAKWGVDSPAEEIVVNGPYKLERYDTSQRVVFRRNPYYWRKDDQGNSQPYIERLVWQIIENTDTSLLQFRSGGLDTVGISPDYFSLLKVQEKQGNFKIYGNEPSTGTSFILFNLNKGKRNGKPLVDPIKSRWFNTVEFRQAVAYAIDRQTMINNTFRGLGKPQNSPVTVQSPYYLAPEEGLKTYSFDLEKAKQLLIKAGFKYNQQGQLLDAEGNRVRFTLLTNSGNKIREAMGAQIKQDLAKIGMQVDFTPIAWSTYTDKLSNTLDWEASLLGLTGGLEPNDGANVWSPEGGLHMFNQKPQPGQKPIEGREVSPWEIEIGKLYIQATQEFDEAKVKQIYGKTQQITQENLPFIYLVNPLAMTAVRNRFEGINYSALSGAFWNIYEIKITK, from the coding sequence ATGCAAATTCTTAAATATAACTTGCCTAGAATTAAACATTCTTGGATACTCATAATTTTATTTGCATTCACAGCAATGACTCTTGCTGCTTGTAACCCTAGTAACTTTAAAACTTCGGCGGCACAAATACCTCAAATAGTAAGTAGTATTCTGAGTGATCCCAAAACATTTAACTATCCTCTTAGTCAAGAATCACCCAACATTTTTGGATTGACTTACGAAGGTTTGATTGACCAAAATCCTATTACTGGCAAAGTTGAGCCAAGATTAGCAGAGTCTTGGCAAATTTCTGAAGATAAATTGAAGTTTACTTTTACTCTGCGTCCCGATTTAAAATGGTCTGATGGTCAGCCACTCACAGCCAATGATGTTGCATTTACTTACAACGATGTTTATTTCAATGAAGCCATTCCGACAGATGTCAGAGATGCTTTTAGAATTGGTATTAGTCGAAAACTACCTACTATCCGCAAAATAGATGAACGACGAGTAGAATTTACTTTACCAGAACCCTTTAGACCTTTTCTGTTAAATACAGGTACTCCTATATTACCTGCACACGCTTTGCAAAAATATGTGCAGCAGAAAGACAGCGAAGGAAAGCCAATATTTTTGGCCAAGTGGGGTGTTGATAGTCCTGCTGAAGAAATTGTCGTCAATGGCCCTTACAAACTTGAGCGTTATGACACTAGTCAGCGTGTTGTGTTCCGACGTAACCCCTATTATTGGCGTAAAGATGATCAAGGAAACTCCCAGCCTTATATTGAACGTTTAGTTTGGCAAATTATCGAAAATACAGATACTTCTTTGCTGCAATTTCGTTCTGGTGGATTAGATACTGTGGGTATCTCACCTGATTACTTTTCTTTGCTAAAAGTGCAAGAAAAGCAGGGAAATTTTAAAATTTATGGTAATGAGCCTTCAACTGGTACTAGCTTTATTCTGTTTAATTTAAATAAGGGTAAAAGGAACGGCAAACCACTGGTAGACCCAATAAAATCACGTTGGTTTAATACAGTAGAATTCCGTCAGGCGGTTGCTTATGCTATTGACCGCCAAACAATGATTAATAATACTTTTCGCGGTTTAGGAAAGCCACAAAATTCACCTGTGACAGTGCAGAGTCCATATTATCTTGCGCCAGAAGAAGGACTAAAGACTTATAGTTTTGATCTAGAAAAAGCCAAGCAATTACTCATCAAAGCGGGATTTAAATATAATCAACAAGGGCAATTACTAGATGCTGAAGGTAATCGTGTACGTTTTACTTTACTGACTAATTCTGGTAACAAAATCCGGGAAGCAATGGGAGCGCAGATTAAACAAGATTTGGCTAAAATTGGGATGCAGGTTGATTTCACTCCCATTGCCTGGAGTACTTATACAGATAAACTGTCTAATACTTTAGATTGGGAAGCTTCGTTACTCGGTTTAACAGGTGGTTTAGAACCAAATGATGGAGCAAATGTTTGGTCTCCTGAAGGCGGATTACACATGTTTAATCAAAAGCCTCAACCTGGTCAAAAACCCATTGAAGGAAGGGAAGTGTCTCCTTGGGAAATAGAAATTGGGAAACTTTACATCCAAGCTACTCAAGAATTTGATGAGGCAAAAGTTAAACAAATTTATGGCAAAACTCAACAAATTACCCAAGAAAACTTGCCTTTTATTTATTTAGTGAATCCCTTAGCCATGACAGCAGTTCGCAATCGCTTTGAAGGCATTAATTACTCTGCATTGAGTGGCGCATTTTGGAATATTTACGAAATAAAAATCACAAAATAG
- the argH gene encoding argininosuccinate lyase, producing MTQPQTWSQRFESALHPAIALFNASINFDIELIEYDLTGSQAHAKMLAHTGIISAEEGEQLVSGLEQIRQEYRQGKFQPGVDAEDVHFAVERRLTEIVGDVGKKLHTARSRNDQVGTDTRLYLRDQIQQIRNYLREFQRVLLDIAEQNVETLIPGYTHLQRAQPLSLAHHLLAYFEMTQRDWERLGDVSRRVNISPLGCGALAGTTFPIDRHYTAQLLNFDSVYANSLDGVSDRDFAIEFLCAASLIMVHLSRLSEEIILWASEEFRFITLKDSCATGSSIMPQKKNPDVPELVRGKTGRVFGHLQAMLVIMKGLPLAYNKDLQEDKEGLFDSVNTVKACLEAMTILLREGLEFRTQRLGEAVAEDFSNATDVADYLAARGVPFREAYNLVGKVVKSSIAAGKLLKDLTLDEWQQIHPTFAADIYEAIAPRTVVSARNSYGGTGFAQVHKALVTARNQIKSEV from the coding sequence ATGACACAACCACAAACTTGGAGTCAGCGATTTGAATCAGCACTACATCCGGCGATCGCTCTGTTTAATGCCAGCATTAATTTTGATATTGAATTAATTGAATACGACCTGACTGGTTCCCAAGCTCATGCCAAAATGTTGGCGCATACGGGGATAATTTCTGCTGAAGAAGGCGAACAACTCGTTTCAGGTTTAGAACAAATTCGCCAAGAATATCGCCAAGGAAAATTTCAGCCGGGAGTTGATGCTGAAGATGTACATTTTGCTGTGGAACGGCGACTAACAGAAATTGTTGGCGATGTCGGTAAAAAATTACATACGGCGCGATCGCGCAACGACCAAGTTGGTACAGATACTCGGCTTTATCTCCGCGACCAAATTCAGCAAATTCGTAATTACTTGCGGGAATTTCAACGAGTTTTGCTCGATATAGCCGAACAGAACGTGGAAACCCTGATTCCTGGTTACACCCATTTACAACGCGCCCAACCTTTGAGTTTAGCCCATCACCTTTTGGCTTACTTTGAAATGACACAGCGCGACTGGGAACGCTTAGGAGATGTTTCCCGCCGCGTGAATATTTCACCTTTGGGTTGTGGTGCTTTGGCGGGAACGACTTTCCCCATTGACCGCCACTATACAGCCCAGTTGCTAAATTTTGATAGTGTTTATGCTAACAGCTTGGATGGAGTGAGCGATCGCGATTTTGCGATTGAATTTTTGTGTGCGGCTAGCTTGATTATGGTTCACCTCAGCCGTCTTTCGGAAGAAATTATTCTCTGGGCTTCGGAAGAGTTTCGCTTTATCACCCTTAAAGATAGCTGTGCAACTGGTTCTAGCATTATGCCCCAAAAGAAAAACCCCGATGTTCCAGAATTAGTGCGCGGTAAAACTGGGCGGGTTTTTGGTCATCTTCAGGCAATGCTAGTGATTATGAAGGGTTTGCCTTTGGCATATAACAAAGATTTACAAGAAGACAAAGAAGGTTTATTTGATAGCGTTAACACAGTCAAAGCTTGTTTAGAAGCAATGACAATTTTGCTGCGGGAAGGTTTAGAATTTCGCACTCAGCGTTTAGGTGAAGCAGTTGCAGAAGATTTTTCTAATGCTACCGATGTAGCAGATTATCTAGCTGCTAGGGGTGTTCCCTTCCGCGAAGCTTATAATTTGGTGGGTAAAGTCGTCAAAAGTAGTATTGCTGCGGGCAAACTTCTAAAAGACTTAACATTAGACGAATGGCAACAAATACATCCTACATTTGCCGCAGATATTTATGAAGCGATCGCACCGCGTACAGTCGTCTCTGCGCGTAATAGTTATGGTGGTACAGGTTTTGCCCAAGTTCACAAGGCATTAGTTACTGCACGCAATCAAATAAAGTCTGAAGTGTGA